The following coding sequences are from one Schizosaccharomyces osmophilus chromosome 1, complete sequence window:
- the uve1 gene encoding endonuclease Uve1, which translates to MLRRLHEFHSYRSLVWNFIYYKRIMPRRQTTKRTKGQSYESTDTSLPNAHIQSVALELETSRQRYQVSINDSSENRTSSLPDSETSPLVESAMPGLRRSRRGKKPVDYRTESDTDPEDENLPLSKSEVKAYISEDSEASVVNGTDSSASDLDDDKTLLSKSNSKQKRSTPSRRKRSKIDSPEESFEEPEVPRPIFDCPEKPLPWKGRLGYACQNTVLRLSKENAFCSRTCRIATIQKESLQFAKDLGVKNTQDLAALIEWNNRFGIHFMRVSSDLFPFASHGTYGYSLEYADSYLQAAGELANKYNHRLSTHPGQYTQIASPKVSVIENAIRDLCYHEELLSRMKLNEQLNRDAVIILHLGGSFEGKEETLARFRENYARLSEAVKRRLVLENDDVTWSVQDLLPLCQELNIPMVLDWHHHNVVPGTLREGSLDLMPLLPAIRETWTRKGITQKQHYSESVSPLAISAMKRRGHSDRVYSLPPCEPDMDLMIEAKEKEQAIFELSKVYNLDNPSCPKEIEGPDFDVLNEGYYPPGAERRLIARKQRKKKAENNKEEAKDDKELQMKDESDT; encoded by the coding sequence ATGCTTCGTCGGCTGCACGAATTCCATTCATACCGGTCCCTTGTTTGGAATTTCATAtattataaaagaattatgCCTCGCAGACAAACTAcgaaaagaacaaaaggTCAGAGCTATGAATCAACCGATACTTCTTTACCCAATGCTCATATTCAGAGTGTAGCCCTAGAACTCGAAACTAGCAGGCAACGTTACCAAGTATCAATTAATGACTCCTCCGAAAATCGCACGTCTTCTTTGCCAGATTCAGAGACTTCTCCATTAGTCGAATCGGCTATGCCTGGATTAAGGCGGTcaagaagaggaaaaaaaccAGTTGACTATCGGACAGAATCGGATACCGACCCAGAAGACGAGAATCTTCCTCTCTCAAAAAGCGAGGTAAAGGCTTATATCAGTGAAGACTCCGAAGCTTCTGTGGTAAATGGAACGGACTCGTCTGCGTCTGACCTGGATGACGATAAAACTCTGCTTTCGAAAAGTAattccaaacaaaaaagaagcactCCATCAAGAAGGAAACGATCCAAAATTGATTCGCCTGAAGAATCCTTTGAAGAACCTGAGGTTCCTCGACCCATCTTTGATTGTCCGGAGAAACCACTACCTTGGAAAGGGCGACTTGGTTACGCATGTCAGAACACGGTGTTGAGgctttccaaagaaaacgCGTTTTGCTCGCGAACTTGTCGAATCGCTacaatacaaaaagaatctcTGCAATTTGCCAAGGATTTGGGCGTCAAAAACACACAAGACTTAGCTGCTCTTATAGAGTGGAATAACAGATTTGGTATTCACTTTATGCGGGTAAGTTCTgatctttttccatttgcGAGCCATGGTACCTATGGGTACTCATTGGAATATGCAGATTCTTATTTACAAGCTGCAGGAGAGCTtgcaaataaatataatcaTCGCTTATCGACGCATCCAGGACAATATACTCAAATAGCTTCGCCAAAGGTGTCCGTTATTGAAAATGCTATTCGAGATCTTTGCTATCACGAAGAGCTCTTGTCCAGAATGAAGCTGAATGAACAGCTAAATCGCGATGCAGTCATTATATTACACCTAGGAGGTTcatttgaaggaaaagaggAGACACTTGCGCGATTTCGTGAAAACTATGCACGCCTTTCTGAAGCCGTCAAAAGGCGTTtagttttggaaaatgaCGACGTCACTTGGTCCGTCCAGGACCTACTTCCTCTTTGCCAAGAATTGAATATTCCTATGGTTTTAGATTGGCATCATCACAACGTTGTTCCAGGGACTTTACGAGAGGGATCTTTGGATTTAATGCCTCTCTTACCAGCGATCCGGGAAACTTGGACTAGGAAGGGGATTACTCAAAAACAACACTACTCTGAATCAGTCTCTCCTCTGGCTATTTCTGCCATGAAGCGTAGGGGTCACTCTGATCGTGTGTACAGCTTACCTCCGTGTGAGCCAGATATGGATTTAATGATAGAGGCCAAGGAAAAAGAGCAAGCAATATTTGAATTGTCTAAGGTTTACAATTTAGACAATCCTTCATGCCcaaaggaaattgaagGGCCGGATTTTGATGTACTTAACGAAGGTTATTATCCTCCTGGCGCAGAACGACGACTTATAGCTCGCAAAcagaggaaaaagaaagcggAAAATAACAAGGAGGAAGCTAAAGATGATAAGGAACTGCAAATGAAAGACGAATCAGATACATAA
- the bqt4 gene encoding bouquet formation protein Bqt4, whose amino-acid sequence MENTKEGRVLPAERNPLYDDDTVDYSSLISKCRSQVIEFPDGPATFVRLKCNNPDSKQPHFLMRMAKNSNISATSMFRSAFPKAKQEEEDFEMEWIRANLNPVEEKQVSGLWISPKDSLILAKDYGMTPFIKALLEASTTPSTYATPARSHPTELHQPAGASPSTLDKSFKTKYSQTSSKSSESPTKSLFSGSGKSEKDSKEIQTKGDDTKKPTPPTASSPASSSSLAAPAPNEEEQKKEVKEQEKNAGKQDETNISEKPLDEEPKMKRKSKDEQLDAKVEEDDEEKKSFSDISRKVRTPVRPSELLGKFRSNVNRRVSDVTQQVKKPLEAFEKKAMTSIHLPHPSFPGSKKRSRDEYEETQPQESNEAAMVPVKKSRISKLETEIHYEKRKVRALTGIVVGLGAGAILPFLF is encoded by the exons ATGGAAAACACAAAGGAAGGAAGAGTACTTCCTGCTGAAAG AAATCCTCTTTATGACGACGATACAGTCGATT ATTCCTCTTTAATCAGCAAATGTCGCTCTCAAGTGATCGAATTCCCGGACGGACCGGCTACCTTTGTTCGTCTCAAGTGCAACAATCCTGATTCCAAACA ACCACATTTTTTAATGCGCATGGCCAAAAACTCCAATATTAGTGCAACCTCTAT GTTTCGTTCGGCTTTCCCAAAAGCTAAacaagaggaagaagattttgaaatggAGTGGATCCGTGCAAACTTGAATCCTGTCGAGGAAAAGCAGGTTTCTGGTTTGTGGATTTCCCCAAAGGACTCATTAATTTTAGCCAAGGACTACGGTATGACTCCATTTATCAAGGCATTATTAGAGGCTTCCACAACCCCTTCGACTTATGCAACTCCCGCTCGCTCTCATCCAACTGAACTTCATCAGCCAGCAGGTGCTAGTCCTTCAACTTTAGACAAGTCCTTCAAGACAAAATACTCGCAAACTTCATCTAAGTCTTCCGAATCTCCCACAAAATCTCTCTTTTCTGGCAGTGGAAAGTCTGAAAAAGATAGTAAGGAGATTCAGACTAAAGGAGACGATACCAAGAAACCCACTCCTCCTACAGCTAGCTCTccagcttcttcttcttctttagcTGCTCCTGCTCctaatgaagaagaacaaaagaaagaagtgaaagaacaagaaaagaatgctGGGAAGCAAGACGAAACGAACATTTCAGAGAAGCCCTTGGATGAAGAGCcgaagatgaaaagaaaatcaaaggATGAGCAGCTAGACGCAAAGGTAGAAGAAGACgacgaagaaaagaagtcCTTTTCCGACATTTCGAGGAAAGTTCGGACTCCGGTGAGACCTTCTGAACTTTTAGGCAAATTTCGGTCAAACGTGAACCGTCGCGTTTCAGATGTAACACAACAGGTGAAAAAACCTTTAGAAGctttcgaaaagaaagctatGACTTCTATCCATCTTCctcatccttcttttcctggctcaaaaaagagaagtCGCGATGAATATGAAGAAACCCAACCACAAGAGAGCAATGAAGCTGCTATGGTACCTGTTAAGAAATCCAGAATCTCCAAGTTGGAAACAGAGATTCATTacgaaaagagaaaagttcGTGCTCTGACGGGTATTGTTGTTGGTTTGGGTGCTGG GGCTATTTTgccatttcttttctaa